From Vanrija pseudolonga chromosome 1, complete sequence, a single genomic window includes:
- the CNF04540 gene encoding Eukaryotic translation initiation factor 3 subunit F has translation MSLDAPSSALHLNQPPSGSSASSFSRAPTLITVHPSVVASILTHHSRRPEESSAPRVIGTLLGTRSENGQEIDVRTSFAVAHKEEDEEVAIDMPFQQGMMELLAKNGINEQVVGWYATSPTLNGNSALIQNYFSQETGQSQTIHLTVDPELGADGSKGLGIKGWVSTSLGLNPKPENCAFLPVPVVIKYADSERAGLDLITGPAPQPSPALPSLPALSTSLNQLSALIDQALQYVQDVNSGKIKGDPEVGRYLLEGVGRWTSTGTKDDEGGVKEGLQETLTVSYLASLVRSQVELAGRLALVPQAQQ, from the exons AtgtcgctcgacgcgccttcctcggccttgcACCTCAACCAGCCCCCtagcggctcgtcggcgtc CTCCTTtagccgcgcgccgaccctCATCACCGTCCACCCCTCGGTCGTCGCCTCGATCCTCACCCACCACTCGCGCCGGCCAGAGGAGAGCAGCGCGCCCCGTGTCATCGGTACCCTGCTCGGCACACGCTCGGAGAATGGCCAGGAGATTGATGTGCGCACGTCGTTTGCCGTCGCCcacaaggaggaggacgaggaggtcgccaTCGACATGCCCTTCCAGCAGGGAATGAtggagctcctcgccaagaACGGCATcaacgagcaggtcgtcggctggtacgccacctcgcccacgctCAACGGCAACTCGGCCCTCATCCAGAACTACTTCTCGCAGGAGACGGGCCAGAGCCAGACCATCCACCTCACCGTTgaccccgagctcggcgcggacggaAGCAAGGGCCTCGGCATCAAGGGCTGGGTCAGCACCTCGCTCGGCCTCAACCCCAAGCCTGAGAACTGTGCTTTCCTCCCCGTCCCAGTGGTCATTAAGTACGCCGACTCTGAGCGTGCTGGTC TCGACCTCATCACCGGCCCCGCGCCCCAGCCTTCGCCtgccctcccctccctccccgccctctCGACTTCGCTCAACCAGCTCTCGGCCCTGATCGACCAGGCGCTCCAGTACGTCCAGGACGTCAACTCGGGCAAGATCAAGGGCGACCCCGAGGTCGGCCGCTACCTTCTCGAGGGTGTTGGCCGCTGGACCTCGACCGGCAcaaaggacgacgagggaggcGTCAAGGAGGGCCTCCAGGAGACGCTTACCGTCTCGTACCTCGCCAGCCTTGTCCGCTcccaggtcgagctcgctggccgtctcgccctcgtcccccaGGCGCAGCAGTAG
- the COG7 gene encoding Conserved oligomeric Golgi complex subunit 7 — MANNTTPGATPPAVVDLSDPPLDGAVSPNSGPDPLSSLGALASTLDSYYDDVPAFVNSILAQHLEPPLGAGQKALPPKLVPIEKQLNELLTRLSLLSQDTSSSLEQTIHDVSRTVPRLTYDLQFMRESAVSLQSGLQLVQDRVARQTKPGSAASETDEAKTHRALDKLAHLDKLKTRMESARDILREAESWSTLEGEITSFVQDKEWTKAAERLAEASRSLVVFQSAEGEYESKRALLVSLQNELEAALSTALKDAIAQVDTEACARFYDIFRMMDRGQEFQSYYFAARRAPITEAWSTAQLSDVGASTRQSVDLRTSLDGRRSTERPSLDVSRDEQNFADWLPKFYAIVLATLNAERQQIPLIFPPTSAGHILQAFFQSALDELSPSFHTRLTSVSEHHGPEALPQVIRAYKATEDLAVAVQDVVDKLAFNTQGGLLSGAGPLSPTSHSPNSPLTPKSARTPNQRLSVSHRFSRSFSVGEVTPSHPSGWETTVFEPFLDLQTDYPALESRYLAHLLKIDIAFIDAAKDDPARTLTDRAIAVFSLGEDAIARCLAFTHGYGAIGLVAALNDMVERFLKDNAGIFEAARKAARRGAGAPDELDFEGLDYSTEDWGAFQLALHVLQSCRGIRDRLASFEGKLFLALESIAPTLNLSPADPTGFTRTDTTLGAITLLQQSALNSADLHALISSITPPVYELTRARAAVSQHTQKAQVFLQSIILSPLQAQLESYPTLSVWNQPEKPQRRGELHVPTFSLSPTDTIARVSEGLLNLLRVFEVYADDDALAFSIETLPFIDTESLRELLHPEKPASPDALDKVGDKVAPPTVASAAAPVLSAEAVLSTWVSSLALSLLSHLTKSTLPAIRALSNPGAAQLASDLGYLSNAVRALDVEWDDLERWREATECKDEAEWREKVGSERKGVLAAVGKLRGWVL; from the coding sequence ATGGCGAACAACACGAcgcccggcgcgacgccgcccgcggtcgtcgacctctCCGACCCGCCATTAgacggcgccgtgtcgcccAACTCTGGCCCCGACCCGCTGtcctcgctcggcgcgctcgcatCCACCCTCGACAGCTACTATGACGACGTGCCGGCGTTCGTCAACTCGATCCTCGCGCAGCATCTCGAGCCACCACTGGGCGCGGGGCAGAAGGCGCTCCCGCCCAAGCTGGTGCCGATCGAGAAGCAGCTCAACGAGCTGCTGACCCGCCTGTCGCTCCTGTCGCAggacacgtcgtcgtcgctcgagcaGACGATCCACGACGTGTCCCGCACCGTGCCGCGCCTGACGTACGACCTGCAGTTCATGCGCGAGTCGGCAGTGTCCCTCCAGTCCGGGCTGCAGCTTGTCCAggaccgcgtcgcgcgccagaCTAAgcccggctcggcggcatccGAGACGGATGAGGCCAAGAcgcaccgcgcgctcgacaagctcgcgcacctcgacaagctcaagacGCGCATGGAGAGCGCGCGGGATATCCTCCGCGAGGCAGAGTCGTGGTCTaccctcgagggcgagatcaCATCGTTTGTCCAGGACAAGGAGTGgaccaaggcggccgagcgaCTCGCAGAGGCCAGCCGGAGTCTGGTTGTTTTCCAgtccgccgagggcgagtacGAGTCGAAGCGGGCACTGCTGGTATCGCTACAAAATGAGCTGGAAGCTGCGCTGTCGACAgcgctcaaggacgcgatcgcgcaggtcgacaccgaggcgtgcgcgcgcttCTACGACATCTTCCGCATGATGGACCGTGGGCAAGAGTTCCAGAGCTACTACTTTGCTGCACGGCGCGCACCCATCACCGAGGCGTGGTCCACCGCGCAGCTGTCCGACGTGGGTGCGAGCACGCGCCAGAGCGTTGACCTGCGGACGAGTCTGGACGGGCGGCGGAGCACGGAACGGCCGAGCCTCGACGtctcgcgcgacgagcagaaCTTTGCCGACTGGCTGCCCAAGTTCTACGCAATCGTGCTGGCCACGCTCAatgccgagcgccagcagATCCCCCTCATCTTCCCTCCCACATCGGCAGGGCACATCCTGCAGGCGTTCTTCCAGTCGGCGCTGGACgagctgtcgccgtcgttcCATACGCGGCTGACCTCGGTGTCAGAGCACCACGGGCCAGAAGCCCTCCCCCAGGTCATCCGCGCGTACAAGGCCACCGAGGACCTGGCCGTCGCGGTGCAGGACGtggtcgacaagctcgcgtTCAACACCCAGGGCGGGCTGCTGAGCGGTGCCGGGCCGCTGTCGCCAACATCCCACTCGCCAAACTCGCCCCTCACGCCCAAGTCGGCACGAACACCAAATCAGCGCCTGAGCGTGAGCCATCGCTTCAGCAGGAGCTTTTCCGTCGGCGAGGTTACCCCATCACACCCTTCGGGCTGGGAGACGACCGTGTTTGAGCCGTTCCTCGACCTGCAGACCGACTACCCCGCCCTCGAGAGCCGGTACCTCGCGCACCTGCTCAAGATTGACATTGCGTTCATCGACGCTGCGAAGGACGACCCGGCTCGCACGCTCACCGACCGTGCGATCGCCGTCTTTTcgctgggcgaggacgcgATCGCCCGCTGTCTGGCCTTTACGCACGGTTATGGCGCCAtcgggctcgtcgcggcgctgaATGACATGGTGGAGCGGTTCTTGAAGGACAACGCGGGCATTTTCGAGGCGGCACGCAAGGCCGCACGGCGGGGTGCTGGCGCacccgacgagctcgactttGAGGGGCTCGACTACAGCACGGAAGACTGGGGCGCGttccagctcgcgctgcatGTCCTCCAGTCGTGCCGTGGTATCCGGGACCGCCTGGCCTCGTTCGAGGGCAAGCtgttcctcgcgctcgagagcATCGCGCCGACACTCAACCTCTCTCCGGCCGACCCCACGGGCTTCACGCGCACCGACACAACGCTGGGCGCCATCACGCTCCTGCAGCAGTCAGCGCTCAACTCGGCCGACTTGCACGCGCTCATCTCGTCCATCACTCCGCCGGTGTACGAGCTGACGCGGGCCCGCGCTGCAGTGTCACAGCACACGCAGAAGGCACAGGTCTTCCTCCAGAGCATCATCCTCTCGCCGCTGCAGGCCCAGCTGGAGTCCTACCCCACCCTCAGTGTGTGGAACCAGCCCGAGAAGccacagcgccgcggcgagctgcacgtGCCGACCTTTTCCCTCTCGCCGACGGACACGATCGCGCGCGTGTCGGAAGGCCTGCTCAACCTGCTCAGAGTGTTCGAGGtgtacgccgacgacgacgcgctggcgTTCAGCATCGAGACGCTGCCCTTCATCGACACCGAgtcgctgcgcgagctcctGCACCCCGAAaagcccgcctcgcccgacgcgctcgacaaggtgGGCGACAAGGTGGCGCCGCCCAccgtcgcctccgccgccgcaccagtCCTCAGCGCTGAGGCGGTACTCTCGACCTGggtgtcgtcgctggccctctcgctcctctcgcACCTGACAAAGTCGACGCTGCCCGCCATCCGCGCGCTGTCCAaccccggcgcggcgcagctcgcctCAGACCTGGGATATCTCTCCAACGCAgtccgcgcgctcgacgtcgagtgggacgacctcgagcgctggcgcgaggcgacAGAGTGCAAGGACGAGGCAGAGTGGCGCGAGAaggtcggcagcgagcgcaagGGCGTGCTGGCTGCTGTCGGCAAGCTCAGAGGGTGGGTGTTGTAG